The sequence GGCCGGGGACCGTGAACTCGTCGGTCAGCAAGGTGATCAGGTGGGCCTGGGGTGTGGGGGCAGGGGGCATGGCTTCCCGTTCGTGGTGCGGGGCGTGGGGACGGGTCCGAAGGGTCAGGGTGGGGAGACGGAGGGCCACAGCAGGGCTGCGGAGCCCCAGGTGAGTCCGCCGCCGAAGGCGGTGAGGAGGACTGTGTCGCCAGGGGTCAGCGCGCCGCGCCGGTGGGCGTCGTCGAGGGCGAGGGGGATGGAGGCGGCGGAGGTGTTGCCGACTCGGTCCAGGTGTACGGCGGCGCGTTGTAGCGGGATGCCCAGGTCGCGTGCGAGTGCGGTCAGGATGCGCAGGTTCGCCTGATGGCCGACGAGGTGGTCGACCTGTTCGACGGGCCAGCCCAGGCGGTCGAGCACGGTCCTGCAGGAGTCGGCCATGCGGGTGACCGCCTGTGTGAACACCTGTCTGCCGTCCATGGCGAAGTAGTGGGAGTCGGGGTTTGGTTCGCCCGGTGTGGTGCGCTGGCGCGATCCGCCGGCCGGGACGGTGATCAGCTCGTAGTGGGTGCCGTCGGAGCCGAGGTCGAAGGCGCGGAGGACCCCGGGCTGGTCCCGATCGGCGGTGGCCTCCAGGACGACGGCCCCGGCTCCGTCGCCGAAGATCACCGCGGTGGTGCGGTCGCCCGGGTTGAGGATGGTGGAGTAGGTCTCGGCGCCGATCACCAGGATGCGGCGGGCCTGCCCTGCGGCAATCTGGCCTGCCGCGGCGGCCAGCGCGTACAGGAAGCCCGAGCACACGGCGGCGATATCGTAGGCGGCGCAGTGGCCGAGGCCCAGTCGTGCGGCGATCTGGGGGGCGGTGGCGGGGCAGGGCTGGTCAGGGGTGGTGGTGGCCAGGATGACCGCGTCGACGGTGCCGGGTTCGGCGGGCAGGCGGGCCGATCGCAGGGCGCGGGCGGCGGCTTCGAGTGCCAGGTCG comes from Streptomyces sp. TLI_053 and encodes:
- a CDS encoding beta-ketoacyl-ACP synthase III: MTKPPERPRYAALTGLGSHVPPRTVTNDDLAELLATTDEWITTRTGIKTRHWAEPGTATSDLALEAAARALRSARLPAEPGTVDAVILATTTPDQPCPATAPQIAARLGLGHCAAYDIAAVCSGFLYALAAAAGQIAAGQARRILVIGAETYSTILNPGDRTTAVIFGDGAGAVVLEATADRDQPGVLRAFDLGSDGTHYELITVPAGGSRQRTTPGEPNPDSHYFAMDGRQVFTQAVTRMADSCRTVLDRLGWPVEQVDHLVGHQANLRILTALARDLGIPLQRAAVHLDRVGNTSAASIPLALDDAHRRGALTPGDTVLLTAFGGGLTWGSAALLWPSVSPP